A genomic window from Melanotaenia boesemani isolate fMelBoe1 chromosome 15, fMelBoe1.pri, whole genome shotgun sequence includes:
- the LOC121654831 gene encoding flavin-containing monooxygenase FMO GS-OX4-like isoform X2, whose protein sequence is MLQRVAVVGAGAAGLCAARHILARPGTFIPPVVFELSDNVGGTWCYDERVGSDENGRPIHSSMYRDLRTNLPKEVMMFPDFPFDAQLSSFLPHQEVQRYLDQYCQSHNIRPHIKFSTRVERVKPVVTATDDGEKTSWEVTSSDLSGCRKTEHFDSVFICSGHYSDPHIPNIPGMKNFKGKVLHSHSYKFPEPFSGQSVVVLGAKASGLDISIELVKAGAQVTLSHGYPRFTFPLPPGIQQSSSLVAIEDDGRVRFQDGSTGKADVLIFCTGYNFNYPYLDGAELGLEIQDQVISPLYRFMMPTAFPSLFFIGICKLICPFPNFNCQIQFALAVLDGSVPLPPRAQMEDEIRKELQEKLDRGVPHRHLMKIQQEQWDYCQDLAVSARFTPLPPVIRSLYEEVWRQRGIHVENYRKRNYRLVSDTRWEVVE, encoded by the exons ATGTTGCAGCGGGTGGCGGTGGTCGGGGCCGGGGCTGCTGGACTCTGCGCGGCCAGACACATCTTGGCCCGTCCCGGCACCTTCATCCCTCCGGTGGTGTTTGAGCTCTCAGACAACGTCGGCGGCACCTGGTGCTACGATGAGCGGGTCGGGTCGGACGAGAACGGGAGGCCGATCCACAGCAGCATGTACAGAGACCTCAG aaCCAATCTTCCCAAAGAGGTGATGATGTTTCCTGACTTCCCCTTCGATGCTCAGCTCAGCAGCTTCCTGCCCCATCAGGAGGTTCAGAGGTACCTGGACCAGTACTGCCAGAGCCACAACATCCGGCCCCACATCAAG TTCAGCACCAGGGTGGAAAGGGTAAAGCCTGTCGTCACGGCAACAGATGATGGGGAGAAGACATCATGGGAGGTGACGTCATCAGATTTGTCAGGTTGTCGGAAAACAGAGCACTTCGACTCAGTGTTCATCTGCTCAGG ACATTACTCTGACCCTCACATCCCAAACATCCCAGGGATGAAGAACTTCAAAG GAAAGGTGCTCCACAGTCACTCCTACAAGTTCCCAGAGCCGTTCTCGGGTCAGTCGGTGGTGGTTCTGGGAGCTAAAGCGTCAGGACTGGACATTTCCATTGAACTGGTCAAAGCTGGAGCACAG GTGACTCTGAGTCATGGTTACCCTCGCTTCAccttccctcttcctcctggGATTCAGCAGTCCAGCTCACTGGTGGCGATCGAGGACGACGGCCGAGTTCGCTTCCAG GACGGCTCGACGGGCAAGGCCGATGTCCTGATATTCTGCACCGGCTACAACTTCAACTATCCCTACCTGGATGGAGCGGAGCTGGGTTTGGAGATCCAGGACCAAGTCATCTCTCCTCTGTACCGCTTCATGATGCCCACCGCCTTCCCCTCGCTCTTCTTCATCGGTATCTGCAAGTTGATCTGCCCGTTCCCCAACTTCAACTGCCAG ATCCAGTTCGCTCTGGCTGTGCTGGACGGCTCGGTCCCTTTGCCGCCTCGGGCTCAGATGGAGGATGAGATCCggaaggagctgcaggagaagcTGGACCGGGGGGTCCCGCATCGCCATCTGATGAAGATACAACAGGAACAGTGGGACTACTGCCAGGACCTGGCAGTGTCCGCCAGGTTCACGCCGCTGCCTCCGGTCATTCGCAGCCTGTACGAGGAGGTGTGGCGACAGCGGGGGATCCACGTGGAAAACTACCGGAAACGCAACTACAGGCTGGTCAGCGACACCCGGTGGGAGGTGGTGGAATGA
- the LOC121654831 gene encoding flavin-containing monooxygenase FMO GS-OX4-like isoform X1 yields the protein MLKRMLQRVAVVGAGAAGLCAARHILARPGTFIPPVVFELSDNVGGTWCYDERVGSDENGRPIHSSMYRDLRTNLPKEVMMFPDFPFDAQLSSFLPHQEVQRYLDQYCQSHNIRPHIKFSTRVERVKPVVTATDDGEKTSWEVTSSDLSGCRKTEHFDSVFICSGHYSDPHIPNIPGMKNFKGKVLHSHSYKFPEPFSGQSVVVLGAKASGLDISIELVKAGAQVTLSHGYPRFTFPLPPGIQQSSSLVAIEDDGRVRFQDGSTGKADVLIFCTGYNFNYPYLDGAELGLEIQDQVISPLYRFMMPTAFPSLFFIGICKLICPFPNFNCQIQFALAVLDGSVPLPPRAQMEDEIRKELQEKLDRGVPHRHLMKIQQEQWDYCQDLAVSARFTPLPPVIRSLYEEVWRQRGIHVENYRKRNYRLVSDTRWEVVE from the exons GTTGAAGAGGATGTTGCAGCGGGTGGCGGTGGTCGGGGCCGGGGCTGCTGGACTCTGCGCGGCCAGACACATCTTGGCCCGTCCCGGCACCTTCATCCCTCCGGTGGTGTTTGAGCTCTCAGACAACGTCGGCGGCACCTGGTGCTACGATGAGCGGGTCGGGTCGGACGAGAACGGGAGGCCGATCCACAGCAGCATGTACAGAGACCTCAG aaCCAATCTTCCCAAAGAGGTGATGATGTTTCCTGACTTCCCCTTCGATGCTCAGCTCAGCAGCTTCCTGCCCCATCAGGAGGTTCAGAGGTACCTGGACCAGTACTGCCAGAGCCACAACATCCGGCCCCACATCAAG TTCAGCACCAGGGTGGAAAGGGTAAAGCCTGTCGTCACGGCAACAGATGATGGGGAGAAGACATCATGGGAGGTGACGTCATCAGATTTGTCAGGTTGTCGGAAAACAGAGCACTTCGACTCAGTGTTCATCTGCTCAGG ACATTACTCTGACCCTCACATCCCAAACATCCCAGGGATGAAGAACTTCAAAG GAAAGGTGCTCCACAGTCACTCCTACAAGTTCCCAGAGCCGTTCTCGGGTCAGTCGGTGGTGGTTCTGGGAGCTAAAGCGTCAGGACTGGACATTTCCATTGAACTGGTCAAAGCTGGAGCACAG GTGACTCTGAGTCATGGTTACCCTCGCTTCAccttccctcttcctcctggGATTCAGCAGTCCAGCTCACTGGTGGCGATCGAGGACGACGGCCGAGTTCGCTTCCAG GACGGCTCGACGGGCAAGGCCGATGTCCTGATATTCTGCACCGGCTACAACTTCAACTATCCCTACCTGGATGGAGCGGAGCTGGGTTTGGAGATCCAGGACCAAGTCATCTCTCCTCTGTACCGCTTCATGATGCCCACCGCCTTCCCCTCGCTCTTCTTCATCGGTATCTGCAAGTTGATCTGCCCGTTCCCCAACTTCAACTGCCAG ATCCAGTTCGCTCTGGCTGTGCTGGACGGCTCGGTCCCTTTGCCGCCTCGGGCTCAGATGGAGGATGAGATCCggaaggagctgcaggagaagcTGGACCGGGGGGTCCCGCATCGCCATCTGATGAAGATACAACAGGAACAGTGGGACTACTGCCAGGACCTGGCAGTGTCCGCCAGGTTCACGCCGCTGCCTCCGGTCATTCGCAGCCTGTACGAGGAGGTGTGGCGACAGCGGGGGATCCACGTGGAAAACTACCGGAAACGCAACTACAGGCTGGTCAGCGACACCCGGTGGGAGGTGGTGGAATGA